The following coding sequences lie in one Carassius carassius chromosome 1, fCarCar2.1, whole genome shotgun sequence genomic window:
- the LOC132114231 gene encoding melanin-concentrating hormone receptor 1-like isoform X1, protein MTDRSLLLITSVHLCFMVKFAMDYNVTFPENSSDKINSSQHLHADTDEQYHNVLMPSIYGVICFVGIIGNCIVIYTIVKKNKFRAQQTVPDIFIFSLSIADLLFLLGMPFLIHQLVGNGSWCFGATMCTVITALDSNSQIVSTYILTVMTLDRYLATVHPIRFNHIRTPCMAVAVVGLVWILSLLSITPVWMYAGLMPLRDGSVGCALLLPNPSTDTYWFTLYQFVLAFALPLVIICVVFFKILQNMAATVAPLPQHSLRVRTRKVTRMAVAICLAFFICWAPHYILQLAHLSVQRPSYAFLYAYNIAISMGYANSCINPLLYIMLSETFKRQFIVAIRPAHKDFRVDPAEGSVSLRLAPDGLQQSQSSRELLPVTVAVH, encoded by the exons ATGACAGATAGGAGTCTGTTGTTAATCACATCtgtgcatttgtgttttatgGTCAAGTTTGCGATGGATTACAACGTGACCTTCCCTGAGAACTCCAGTGATAAGATTAACTCATCTCAACATTTACATGCAG ACACTGACGAACAGTATCACAATGTCCTCATGCCAAGCATTTATGGAGTCATCTGCTTCGTCGGCATAATAGGCAACTGCATCGTCATCTACACCAtcgtcaaaaaaaataaattcagggCACAGCAGACGGTGCCTGACATCTTCATCTTCAGCTTATCCATCGCAGATCTTTTATTTCTTCTAGGCATGCCGTTCCTCATCCACCAGCTGGTGGGAAATGGTTCATGGTGTTTCGGTGCCACCATGTGCACCGTCATCACAGCACTGGACTCCAACAGCCAGATCGTGAGCACCTACATTTTAACGGTCATGACTTTGGATCGATACTTGGCCACGGTTCATCCCATCCGCTTCAACCACATACGCACTCCGTGCATGGCCGTGGCGGTCGTGGGCCTGGTGTGGATCCTCTCGCTGCTGTCCATCACGCCGGTGTGGATGTACGCCGGCCTCATGCCCCTGCGGGACGGATCGGTGGGATGCGCTCTACTCCTTCCCAACCCTTCCACAGACACGTATTGGTTTACTCTCTACCAGTTTGTGCTGGCGTTTGCTTTACCGTTGGTGATCATTTGCGTGGTGTTTTTCAAGATCCTCCAGAACATGGCTGCTACAGTGGCTCCACTTCCCCAGCACAGCCTTCGTGTGCGCACTAGAAAGGTCACCCGGATGGCCGTCGCCATATGCCTGGCGTTCTTCATTTGCTGGGCGCCTCATTACATCTTGCAACTGGCACATCTGAGTGTGCAGCGGCCCAGTTATGCCTTTCTGTACGCCTATAATATTGCCATTAGCATGGGCTACGCCAACAGCTGCATCAACCCACTGCTCTACATCATGCTGAGTGAAACCTTCAAAAGACAATTCATTGTAGCCATCCGTCCGGCGCACAAAGACTTCCGGGTTGATCCGGCCGAGGGGAGTGTGAGTCTCCGTCTGGCCCCTGATGGACTGCAGCAGTCTCAGTCCTCCCGCGAGTTGCTGCCGGTTACCGTGGCTGTGCACTGA
- the LOC132114231 gene encoding melanin-concentrating hormone receptor 1-like isoform X2: MDYNVTFPENSSDKINSSQHLHADTDEQYHNVLMPSIYGVICFVGIIGNCIVIYTIVKKNKFRAQQTVPDIFIFSLSIADLLFLLGMPFLIHQLVGNGSWCFGATMCTVITALDSNSQIVSTYILTVMTLDRYLATVHPIRFNHIRTPCMAVAVVGLVWILSLLSITPVWMYAGLMPLRDGSVGCALLLPNPSTDTYWFTLYQFVLAFALPLVIICVVFFKILQNMAATVAPLPQHSLRVRTRKVTRMAVAICLAFFICWAPHYILQLAHLSVQRPSYAFLYAYNIAISMGYANSCINPLLYIMLSETFKRQFIVAIRPAHKDFRVDPAEGSVSLRLAPDGLQQSQSSRELLPVTVAVH; the protein is encoded by the exons ATGGATTACAACGTGACCTTCCCTGAGAACTCCAGTGATAAGATTAACTCATCTCAACATTTACATGCAG ACACTGACGAACAGTATCACAATGTCCTCATGCCAAGCATTTATGGAGTCATCTGCTTCGTCGGCATAATAGGCAACTGCATCGTCATCTACACCAtcgtcaaaaaaaataaattcagggCACAGCAGACGGTGCCTGACATCTTCATCTTCAGCTTATCCATCGCAGATCTTTTATTTCTTCTAGGCATGCCGTTCCTCATCCACCAGCTGGTGGGAAATGGTTCATGGTGTTTCGGTGCCACCATGTGCACCGTCATCACAGCACTGGACTCCAACAGCCAGATCGTGAGCACCTACATTTTAACGGTCATGACTTTGGATCGATACTTGGCCACGGTTCATCCCATCCGCTTCAACCACATACGCACTCCGTGCATGGCCGTGGCGGTCGTGGGCCTGGTGTGGATCCTCTCGCTGCTGTCCATCACGCCGGTGTGGATGTACGCCGGCCTCATGCCCCTGCGGGACGGATCGGTGGGATGCGCTCTACTCCTTCCCAACCCTTCCACAGACACGTATTGGTTTACTCTCTACCAGTTTGTGCTGGCGTTTGCTTTACCGTTGGTGATCATTTGCGTGGTGTTTTTCAAGATCCTCCAGAACATGGCTGCTACAGTGGCTCCACTTCCCCAGCACAGCCTTCGTGTGCGCACTAGAAAGGTCACCCGGATGGCCGTCGCCATATGCCTGGCGTTCTTCATTTGCTGGGCGCCTCATTACATCTTGCAACTGGCACATCTGAGTGTGCAGCGGCCCAGTTATGCCTTTCTGTACGCCTATAATATTGCCATTAGCATGGGCTACGCCAACAGCTGCATCAACCCACTGCTCTACATCATGCTGAGTGAAACCTTCAAAAGACAATTCATTGTAGCCATCCGTCCGGCGCACAAAGACTTCCGGGTTGATCCGGCCGAGGGGAGTGTGAGTCTCCGTCTGGCCCCTGATGGACTGCAGCAGTCTCAGTCCTCCCGCGAGTTGCTGCCGGTTACCGTGGCTGTGCACTGA